In Kitasatospora sp. NA04385, a single genomic region encodes these proteins:
- a CDS encoding alpha-ketoacid dehydrogenase subunit beta — translation MMAGQLSIAKALNDALRKSLENDPKTVLMGEDIGKLGGVFRITDGLQKDFGDDRVIDTPLAESGIVGTAIGLALRGYRPVVEIQFDGFVYPAFDQIVSQLAKMHARALGHVKMPITVRIPYGGGIGAVEHHSESHEAYFAHTAGLRVVSPSNAHDAHWMLRQAIESDDPVVFLEPKRRYWDKGEVGEDPMLPLHAARIVRPGTDATLIAYGPMVKVCQEAAQAAEEDGRRLEVVDLRSMSPIDFATLEESVKRTGRAVVVHEAPVFLGLGAELAARLTERCFYHLEAPVLRVGGYHAPYPPSRVEEAYLPDLDRVLDAVDRALAF, via the coding sequence CTGATGGCCGGCCAGCTCAGCATCGCCAAGGCGCTCAACGACGCCCTGCGCAAGTCGCTGGAGAACGACCCGAAGACCGTCCTGATGGGCGAGGACATCGGCAAGCTCGGCGGCGTCTTCCGGATCACCGACGGCCTGCAGAAGGACTTCGGCGACGACCGGGTGATCGACACCCCGCTCGCCGAGTCCGGCATCGTCGGCACCGCGATCGGCCTCGCGCTGCGCGGCTACCGCCCGGTGGTGGAGATCCAGTTCGACGGCTTCGTCTACCCGGCCTTCGACCAGATCGTCTCCCAGCTCGCCAAGATGCACGCCCGCGCGCTCGGCCACGTCAAGATGCCGATCACCGTGCGCATCCCGTACGGCGGCGGCATCGGCGCGGTCGAGCACCACAGCGAGTCGCACGAGGCGTACTTCGCGCACACCGCCGGCCTGCGGGTGGTCAGCCCGTCCAACGCGCACGACGCGCACTGGATGCTGCGCCAGGCCATCGAGTCGGACGACCCGGTGGTCTTCCTGGAGCCCAAGCGCCGCTACTGGGACAAGGGCGAGGTCGGCGAGGACCCGATGCTGCCGCTGCACGCGGCGCGGATCGTCCGGCCCGGCACCGACGCCACGCTGATCGCCTACGGCCCGATGGTCAAGGTCTGCCAGGAGGCCGCGCAGGCCGCCGAGGAGGACGGCCGCCGGCTGGAGGTCGTCGACCTGCGCTCGATGTCGCCGATCGACTTCGCCACCCTGGAGGAGTCGGTCAAGCGCACCGGCCGCGCCGTCGTCGTGCACGAGGCCCCGGTCTTCCTGGGTCTGGGCGCGGAGCTCGCGGCCCGGCTCACCGAGCGCTGCTTCTACCACCTGGAGGCGCCGGTCCTGCGGGTCGGCGGCTACCACGCCCCCTACCCGCCGTCGCGGGTCGAGGAGGCCTACCTCCCCGACCTGGACCGCGTGCTCGACGCCGTCGACCGCGCGCTCGCGTTCTGA
- a CDS encoding dihydrolipoamide acetyltransferase family protein encodes MTTDVRSLREFKMPDVGEGLTEAEILTWYVKPGDAVTDGQVVCEVETAKAAVELPIPFTGVVEALHFPAGATVDVGTSIIAVAVAGAAPAGAPAAPAAAPAAEAPAEAEPERREVLVGYGPRTGSAQRRARRTTGTAAAPAPVAVPVAAPAPAAPAPAPAPVAPAPAVPVAAGERPLAKPPVRKLAKDLGIDLRSVVPTGPNGVITREDVHAAASTAAEAVVEPVAAPATAPAPVAAAEPAPVLPVPNAAGDVRVPVKGVRKATAQAMVASAFTAPHVTEFVQVDVTRTMKLVRKLKESGELGAGVRVSPLLLVAKALLTAVKRHPEINASWDEAAQEIVIRGAVNLGIAAATPRGLIVPNVKDAGSRTLSQLAVALGELVETARQGRTAPADMSGGTITITNVGVFGVDTGTPILNPGEAAILAFGAVRELPWVHKGKVVPRQVTTLALSFDHRLVDGELGSKVLADTAAILEYPKRLITWG; translated from the coding sequence ATGACCACTGACGTTCGCTCGCTCCGCGAGTTCAAGATGCCCGACGTGGGCGAGGGCCTGACCGAGGCCGAGATCCTCACCTGGTACGTCAAGCCGGGCGACGCCGTCACCGACGGGCAGGTGGTCTGCGAGGTGGAGACCGCCAAGGCCGCCGTCGAGCTGCCGATCCCGTTCACCGGCGTGGTCGAGGCGCTGCACTTCCCGGCGGGCGCCACCGTCGACGTCGGCACCTCGATCATCGCGGTGGCCGTCGCGGGCGCCGCGCCCGCGGGCGCGCCCGCCGCTCCTGCCGCTGCCCCCGCCGCCGAGGCGCCCGCCGAGGCGGAGCCGGAGCGGCGCGAGGTGCTGGTCGGCTACGGTCCGCGCACCGGCTCGGCGCAGCGCCGGGCCCGGCGCACCACCGGGACGGCCGCCGCGCCCGCGCCGGTGGCCGTTCCGGTGGCCGCGCCCGCTCCGGCCGCGCCCGCTCCCGCCCCGGCGCCGGTCGCGCCCGCGCCGGCCGTGCCCGTCGCGGCGGGGGAGCGTCCGCTGGCCAAGCCGCCGGTGCGCAAGCTCGCCAAGGACCTCGGGATCGACCTGCGCTCCGTGGTGCCGACCGGCCCGAACGGCGTGATCACCCGCGAGGACGTGCACGCCGCGGCGAGCACCGCCGCCGAGGCGGTCGTCGAGCCGGTGGCCGCCCCCGCCACCGCCCCCGCCCCGGTGGCGGCGGCCGAGCCGGCGCCGGTGCTGCCGGTGCCGAACGCGGCCGGGGACGTCCGGGTGCCGGTCAAGGGCGTGCGCAAGGCCACCGCGCAGGCGATGGTGGCCTCCGCGTTCACCGCGCCGCACGTCACCGAGTTCGTCCAGGTCGACGTGACCCGGACGATGAAGCTGGTGCGCAAGCTCAAGGAGAGCGGCGAGCTCGGCGCCGGGGTGCGGGTCAGCCCGCTGCTGCTGGTCGCCAAGGCGCTGCTCACCGCCGTCAAGCGGCACCCGGAGATCAACGCCAGCTGGGACGAGGCGGCCCAGGAGATCGTCATCCGGGGCGCGGTCAACCTCGGCATCGCCGCGGCCACCCCGCGCGGCCTGATCGTCCCGAACGTCAAGGACGCCGGCTCCCGCACCCTCTCCCAACTGGCGGTCGCCCTGGGCGAGTTGGTGGAGACCGCGCGGCAGGGCAGGACCGCTCCGGCGGACATGTCGGGCGGCACCATCACCATCACCAACGTCGGCGTGTTCGGCGTCGACACCGGCACCCCGATCCTCAACCCGGGCGAGGCGGCGATCCTGGCCTTCGGTGCCGTCCGGGAGCTGCCCTGGGTGCACAAGGGCAAGGTGGTGCCCCGCCAGGTCACCACGCTGGCGCTCTCCTTCGACCACCGGCTGGTCGACGGCGAGCTGGGCTCCAAGGTGCTGGCGGACACCGCCGCGATCCTGGAGTACCCGAAGCGCCTGATCACCTGGGGCTGA
- a CDS encoding MFS transporter, whose product MSVDPAPTAPSPLSAPAPRRPADTPVAAPAPATAAPGPAPAPAAAAFHPPGGRAAWFAWSLGVAVYVLAVVHRTSLGVAGLDASARFGIGASALSTFSILQVLVYAGMQVPVGLLVDRIGPRRVLLLGVALMSAGQLAFAFSTAFAPALASRAVLGCGDAMTFISVLRVAARWFPAARNPFVVQLTGLIGTGGNLVTTVVLAQALHAAGWSATFGTIALTGVPVFVVVLVLLREAPPGAPAPVRHESPRLPVGQQIRAAWSEPGTRLGMWVHFTTAFPASAFGLLWGLPYLVEGQGMSRAGAGGMLSLLVLSGMAFGLLFGRLVSRTAASRLPIAFTVLAVTALCWTAALAWPDGHPPLWLLVVLMLVMGSNGPASLIGLDYARAYNPAERMGTASGIANMGGFIGSMITLLGIGVLLDALADPGSDGYGAHAYQVAFCFQLLPLLLGTAMILRLRRKLDR is encoded by the coding sequence ATGAGCGTGGACCCCGCCCCGACCGCCCCGTCCCCCCTGTCCGCACCCGCTCCCCGCCGCCCGGCCGACACCCCCGTCGCCGCCCCGGCCCCCGCCACCGCCGCTCCCGGACCGGCCCCCGCCCCGGCCGCGGCGGCCTTCCACCCGCCGGGCGGCCGCGCCGCCTGGTTCGCCTGGTCGCTCGGCGTCGCCGTCTACGTCCTCGCCGTGGTGCACCGCACCAGCCTCGGCGTGGCCGGGCTGGACGCCTCCGCCCGGTTCGGCATCGGCGCCTCCGCCCTGTCCACCTTCTCGATCCTCCAGGTCCTGGTGTACGCCGGGATGCAGGTCCCGGTCGGCCTGCTGGTCGACCGGATCGGCCCGCGCCGGGTGCTGCTGCTGGGCGTGGCGCTGATGAGCGCCGGGCAGCTGGCGTTCGCCTTCTCCACCGCGTTCGCGCCCGCGCTGGCCTCCCGCGCGGTGCTCGGCTGCGGCGACGCGATGACCTTCATCAGCGTGCTGCGGGTCGCCGCCCGCTGGTTCCCGGCCGCCCGCAACCCGTTCGTCGTCCAGCTCACCGGCCTGATCGGCACCGGCGGCAACCTGGTCACCACCGTGGTGCTCGCCCAGGCGCTGCACGCCGCCGGGTGGAGCGCCACCTTCGGCACGATCGCGCTGACCGGCGTGCCGGTCTTCGTCGTCGTGCTGGTGCTGCTCAGGGAGGCCCCGCCGGGCGCGCCGGCGCCGGTGCGGCACGAGAGCCCGCGGCTGCCGGTCGGGCAGCAGATCCGGGCCGCCTGGTCCGAGCCCGGCACCCGGCTCGGGATGTGGGTGCACTTCACCACGGCGTTCCCGGCCTCCGCGTTCGGCCTGCTGTGGGGGCTGCCCTACCTGGTCGAGGGGCAGGGCATGTCCCGGGCCGGGGCGGGCGGGATGCTCAGCCTGCTGGTGCTCAGCGGCATGGCCTTCGGCCTGCTGTTCGGCCGGCTGGTCTCCCGCACGGCCGCCTCCCGGCTGCCGATCGCCTTCACCGTGCTCGCCGTCACCGCGCTGTGCTGGACGGCCGCGCTGGCCTGGCCGGACGGGCACCCGCCGCTCTGGCTGCTGGTGGTGCTGATGCTGGTGATGGGCAGCAACGGCCCGGCCTCGCTGATCGGCCTGGACTACGCCCGCGCGTACAACCCCGCCGAGCGGATGGGCACCGCCTCCGGCATCGCCAACATGGGCGGCTTCATCGGCTCGATGATCACGCTGCTCGGCATCGGCGTCCTGCTGGACGCGCTGGCCGACCCGGGCAGCGACGGCTACGGCGCGCACGCCTACCAGGTGGCGTTCTGCTTCCAGTTGCTGCCGCTGCTGCTCGGGACGGCGATGATCCTGCGGCTGCGCCGCAAGCTGGACCGGTAG
- a CDS encoding response regulator transcription factor, whose amino-acid sequence MTDNGHIRVFLLDDHEVVRRGVHDLLSMEGDIEVVGEAGTAAEALNRIPAVHPDVAVLDVRLPDGNGVEVCREIRSQDPSVKCLMLTSFSDDEALFDSIMAGASGYVLKAIRGTDLLSAVRDVAAGKSLLDPVATSRVLARLRDGGEKEDERIAQLTKQERRILDLIGEGMTNRQIGNELHLAEKTVKNYVSSLLAKMGMERRTQAAAYVARRQADQQH is encoded by the coding sequence ATGACGGATAACGGACATATCAGGGTGTTTCTCCTCGATGATCACGAAGTGGTCCGCCGCGGCGTGCACGACCTGCTCTCCATGGAGGGCGACATCGAGGTGGTGGGCGAGGCCGGGACGGCCGCCGAGGCGCTCAACCGCATTCCGGCCGTCCACCCGGACGTGGCGGTGCTCGACGTCCGGCTCCCCGACGGGAACGGCGTCGAAGTGTGCCGCGAGATCCGCTCCCAGGACCCCTCGGTGAAATGCCTGATGCTCACTTCCTTCTCCGACGACGAGGCGCTGTTCGACTCGATCATGGCGGGGGCCTCCGGATATGTCCTGAAAGCGATCCGCGGAACCGACCTGCTCTCCGCGGTGCGCGACGTCGCGGCCGGCAAATCCCTGCTCGACCCGGTGGCCACCAGCCGCGTACTGGCCCGGCTGCGCGACGGGGGCGAGAAGGAGGACGAGCGGATCGCGCAGTTGACGAAGCAGGAGCGCCGGATCCTCGATCTGATCGGCGAGGGGATGACCAACCGGCAGATCGGCAACGAGCTGCACCTGGCCGAGAAGACGGTGAAGAACTACGTCAGCAGCCTGCTGGCCAAGATGGGCATGGAGCGCCGCACCCAGGCCGCCGCCTACGTGGCCCGCCGCCAGGCCGACCAGCAGCACTGA
- a CDS encoding maleylpyruvate isomerase family mycothiol-dependent enzyme gives MTDNQTVQAYTDAWTQSIESISELLAPLPTDAWNRATECPGWSVRDVVSHIIGVESELLGDPRPIHALPRDLRHVTNEFTRYMELPVDKRRCWTPVEVTSELEYTVIRRSRALRNAKHGPDDPVRWPAGPLARDVPYATLLRLRAFDVWVHEQDLRRALQVPGNLDSPAAVVTRDLLIDSLPRQVAKEAGAPIGATVAFDVAGALPFHRTVRIGADGRGTVDDSVVLAPEVRLSMDWQTFVRLCCGRVRPETAIVNVIGDQELGGRVLAHLVSTP, from the coding sequence GTGACGGACAACCAGACGGTGCAGGCGTACACCGACGCGTGGACGCAGTCGATCGAGTCCATATCCGAGCTGCTCGCCCCGCTGCCGACCGACGCGTGGAACCGGGCCACCGAGTGCCCCGGCTGGTCGGTGCGGGACGTGGTCTCGCACATCATCGGCGTCGAGTCCGAGCTGCTCGGCGACCCGCGGCCGATCCACGCCCTCCCGCGCGACCTGCGGCACGTGACGAACGAGTTCACCCGGTACATGGAGCTGCCGGTCGACAAGCGCCGCTGCTGGACGCCGGTGGAGGTCACCAGCGAGCTGGAGTACACGGTGATCCGCCGCTCCCGGGCGCTGCGCAACGCCAAGCACGGCCCGGACGACCCGGTGCGCTGGCCGGCCGGCCCGCTCGCCCGGGACGTCCCGTACGCGACGCTGCTGCGGCTGCGCGCCTTCGACGTCTGGGTGCACGAGCAGGACCTGCGCCGTGCGCTCCAGGTGCCCGGCAACCTGGACTCCCCGGCCGCGGTGGTGACCAGGGACCTGCTGATCGACTCGCTGCCCAGGCAGGTCGCCAAGGAGGCGGGCGCGCCGATCGGCGCCACCGTGGCCTTCGACGTCGCGGGCGCGCTGCCGTTCCACCGCACGGTGCGGATCGGCGCGGACGGCCGGGGCACCGTGGACGACTCGGTGGTGCTGGCCCCCGAGGTGCGGCTGTCGATGGACTGGCAGACCTTCGTCCGGCTGTGCTGCGGCCGGGTCCGCCCGGAGACCGCGATCGTCAACGTGATCGGCGACCAGGAGCTGGGCGGCCGGGTGCTCGCCCACCTGGTGAGCACCCCCTGA
- a CDS encoding M64 family metallopeptidase has product MRSAAALLLVAAAVLPAVVELASPAPSTAIGPPPGPERIARPVGHPDLRAPGAPSVDLRLTGAASNRITLVLLGDGYTAAQQQLFHDQADRAWRALLEIEPFRTYQGFFNIRRVDVVSPVAGIAETESAGKATATPLGMRFWCEGTARLLCADEQATARWAGQGDGPQYLIALANSTEYGGAGGTGVTTLAGGSPDAGRIIQHEIGHTVGTLGDEYDSAPNDPDYPNLSTVDADEMLRQKTKWWRWLGAESPDGDGVIGAYRSANGLYRPTADSVMRTLGSAYNLPSREAIIEQLYRRVKPADEPEPAAGQVDGRPRLHVRPLALTGPRQLRISWTLDGRPVEASSADGTWLDTGALALEPGGRHTVTATVQDTTDWVRDEAFREQYMTRTVNWTLTG; this is encoded by the coding sequence ATGCGTTCGGCGGCCGCCCTGCTCCTGGTGGCCGCCGCCGTGCTGCCCGCCGTGGTGGAGCTGGCCTCGCCCGCGCCCTCGACCGCGATAGGGCCGCCGCCCGGCCCCGAGCGGATCGCGCGGCCCGTCGGCCACCCCGACCTGCGGGCCCCCGGCGCACCCTCGGTGGACCTGCGGCTGACCGGCGCGGCGTCCAACCGGATCACCCTGGTGCTGCTGGGCGACGGCTACACCGCCGCCCAGCAGCAGCTGTTCCACGACCAGGCGGACCGGGCCTGGCGGGCGCTGCTGGAGATCGAGCCGTTCCGCACCTACCAGGGGTTCTTCAACATACGGCGGGTGGACGTGGTCTCCCCGGTGGCCGGGATCGCCGAGACCGAGAGCGCCGGGAAGGCCACCGCCACCCCGCTCGGGATGCGCTTCTGGTGCGAGGGCACCGCCCGCCTGCTGTGCGCGGACGAGCAGGCCACCGCCCGCTGGGCCGGGCAGGGCGACGGCCCGCAGTACCTGATCGCGCTGGCCAACTCCACCGAGTACGGCGGCGCGGGCGGCACCGGGGTGACCACGCTGGCCGGCGGCAGCCCGGACGCCGGGCGGATCATCCAGCACGAGATCGGCCACACCGTCGGCACCCTGGGCGACGAGTACGACTCGGCGCCGAACGACCCGGACTACCCGAACCTGTCCACGGTGGACGCCGACGAGATGCTGCGCCAGAAGACCAAGTGGTGGCGCTGGCTGGGCGCCGAGTCGCCGGACGGCGACGGCGTGATCGGCGCCTACCGCAGCGCCAACGGCCTGTACCGGCCGACCGCCGACTCGGTGATGCGGACCCTGGGCAGCGCGTACAACCTGCCCTCCCGGGAGGCGATCATCGAGCAGCTGTACCGCCGGGTGAAGCCCGCCGACGAGCCCGAGCCGGCGGCCGGGCAGGTCGACGGGCGGCCCCGGCTGCACGTGCGGCCGCTGGCGCTGACCGGCCCGCGGCAGCTGCGGATCAGCTGGACGCTGGACGGGCGGCCGGTGGAGGCGAGCAGCGCGGACGGCACCTGGCTGGACACCGGGGCGCTGGCGCTGGAGCCGGGCGGCCGGCACACCGTCACGGCGACCGTCCAGGACACCACCGACTGGGTGCGCGACGAGGCGTTCCGCGAGCAGTACATGACCCGGACGGTGAACTGGACGCTGACCGGCTGA
- the pdhA gene encoding pyruvate dehydrogenase (acetyl-transferring) E1 component subunit alpha codes for MTVKSTSRARKKAAPGVPDPARAGIGAEPELVQLLTPEGDRVEHPEFPLTVTPEELRSLYRDLVLVRRFDAEATSLQRQGELGLWASLLGQEAAQVGSGRAMRTGDYAFPTYREHGVAWCRDVDPLNLLGMFRGVNHGGWDPNEKNFHLYTIVIGSQTLHATGYAMGITKDGADDAVVAYFGDGASSQGDVNEAFTFASVYNAPVVFFCQNNQWAISEPTTVQTRIPLYRRASGFGFPGVRVDGNDVLACLAVTRWALDHARSGQGPVLVEAFTYRMGAHTTSDDPTRYRQSEETESWKAKDPILRLKAHLEKEGLADEAFFAGVEAESEQLGLRVREGVRSMPDPDPTLVFDHVYSEPHPLVDEERAEYEAYAASFEGGEHH; via the coding sequence GTGACCGTCAAAAGCACGTCGAGGGCGCGCAAGAAGGCAGCCCCCGGCGTCCCCGACCCCGCCCGGGCCGGCATCGGCGCCGAGCCGGAGCTCGTCCAGCTGCTGACCCCGGAGGGCGACCGGGTCGAGCACCCGGAGTTCCCGCTCACCGTGACGCCGGAGGAGCTGCGCTCGCTCTACCGGGACCTGGTCCTGGTGCGGCGCTTCGACGCCGAGGCGACCTCGCTCCAGCGACAGGGCGAACTGGGCCTGTGGGCCTCGCTGTTGGGCCAGGAGGCGGCCCAGGTCGGCTCCGGGCGCGCGATGCGCACCGGCGACTACGCCTTCCCCACCTACCGCGAGCACGGCGTGGCCTGGTGCCGCGACGTGGACCCGCTGAACCTGCTCGGCATGTTCCGCGGCGTGAACCACGGCGGCTGGGACCCGAACGAGAAGAACTTCCACCTCTACACCATCGTGATCGGCTCGCAGACCCTGCACGCCACCGGGTACGCGATGGGCATCACCAAGGACGGCGCGGACGACGCGGTGGTCGCCTACTTCGGCGACGGCGCCTCCAGCCAGGGCGACGTCAACGAGGCCTTCACCTTCGCCTCGGTCTACAACGCGCCGGTGGTGTTCTTCTGCCAGAACAACCAGTGGGCGATCTCCGAGCCCACCACCGTGCAGACCCGCATCCCGCTGTACCGCCGCGCCTCCGGCTTCGGCTTCCCCGGCGTCCGGGTCGACGGCAACGACGTGCTGGCCTGCCTCGCGGTCACCCGCTGGGCGCTCGACCACGCCCGCAGCGGCCAGGGCCCGGTGCTGGTCGAGGCGTTCACCTACCGGATGGGCGCGCACACCACCTCCGACGACCCGACCCGCTACCGGCAGTCCGAGGAGACCGAGTCCTGGAAGGCCAAGGACCCGATCCTGCGGCTGAAGGCGCACCTGGAGAAGGAGGGCCTCGCCGACGAGGCGTTCTTCGCCGGGGTCGAGGCCGAGAGCGAGCAGCTCGGCCTGCGGGTCCGCGAGGGCGTCCGGTCGATGCCCGACCCCGACCCGACCCTGGTCTTCGACCACGTCTACAGCGAGCCGCACCCGCTGGTGGACGAGGAACGCGCCGAGTACGAGGCGTACGCCGCCTCCTTCGAGGGTGGGGAGCACCACTGA
- a CDS encoding carbon-nitrogen family hydrolase, with protein MRASLIQLAVSDAEPAAERRARAAALVRAQDGADLVVLPELWPVGGFAYDAWAGGAEPLDGPTAEAMAAAARAVGCWLHAGSIVERDPDGPIYNTSLLFAPDGELVRTYRKIHRFGFDSGEAVAMGAGQEIVTADAGFAVLGLATCYDLRFPELFRALLDGGAELLVVPAAWPARRAEHWNLLARARAVEEQALVLACNTAGTHGGVEQAGRSIVVDPWGRVLAEAGPDEQVLTVDFDPAEVARCRADFPVHRDRLLGIPAPVQR; from the coding sequence GTGCGCGCTTCATTGATCCAACTCGCCGTGTCGGACGCCGAACCGGCCGCCGAGCGGCGGGCCAGGGCCGCGGCCCTGGTCCGCGCCCAGGACGGCGCCGACCTGGTGGTGCTGCCCGAGCTGTGGCCGGTCGGCGGCTTCGCGTACGACGCCTGGGCGGGCGGCGCCGAACCGCTGGACGGCCCCACCGCCGAGGCGATGGCCGCCGCCGCGCGGGCCGTGGGCTGCTGGCTGCACGCCGGTTCGATCGTCGAGCGGGACCCGGACGGCCCGATCTACAACACCTCGCTGCTGTTCGCCCCCGACGGCGAACTCGTCCGCACCTACCGCAAGATCCACCGCTTCGGCTTCGACAGCGGCGAGGCGGTCGCGATGGGCGCCGGCCAGGAGATCGTCACCGCCGACGCCGGTTTCGCCGTGCTGGGCCTGGCCACCTGCTACGACCTGCGCTTCCCCGAGCTGTTCCGGGCCCTGCTGGACGGCGGCGCCGAACTGCTGGTCGTCCCGGCCGCCTGGCCCGCCCGCCGGGCCGAGCACTGGAACCTGCTGGCCCGGGCCCGCGCCGTCGAGGAGCAGGCCCTCGTGCTCGCCTGCAACACCGCCGGCACCCACGGCGGGGTCGAGCAGGCCGGTCGCAGCATCGTGGTCGACCCCTGGGGCCGGGTGCTGGCCGAGGCCGGGCCGGACGAGCAGGTGCTCACCGTCGACTTCGACCCGGCCGAGGTCGCCCGGTGCCGGGCCGACTTCCCGGTCCACCGGGACCGGCTGCTCGGCATCCCCGCCCCCGTGCAGCGCTGA
- a CDS encoding helix-turn-helix domain-containing protein produces the protein METRRGTDPRETFGCALRAHRRDARLTQRELAAKAGLGVRTLSDLERGVAGPRPATAALLSAALGLGVPASADFHALARDSWHSARA, from the coding sequence GTGGAAACCAGGCGGGGGACCGACCCGCGCGAAACGTTCGGGTGCGCACTGCGCGCCCACCGCAGGGACGCCAGGCTGACCCAGCGGGAACTGGCCGCGAAGGCCGGGCTCGGCGTCCGCACCCTGTCCGACCTGGAGCGCGGCGTGGCCGGCCCGCGCCCGGCCACCGCCGCCCTGCTGTCCGCGGCGCTCGGCCTCGGCGTCCCGGCCTCGGCGGACTTCCACGCGCTGGCCCGGGACAGCTGGCACTCCGCCCGCGCCTGA
- a CDS encoding phosphotransferase enzyme family protein: protein MTDGQTLSLAPARPDATAPPVGTLSPPVAHAAVAGVLRAYRVPPPTAVTAVAEGLLNRGYRVTTGDGTYFLKCYVDRATAGRPAITAQHRATTALAARGLPVPAPLAARDGRTVTAHGGRLFALYPWVAGNHRHGTALDPARCGELGTLLGALHGALAEVCAPLRQPDGVLGAEVEETRRIVAELRALARAHRPYDAFDRCAEEHLTERLELLDAHRHRRPGPADAPPTGWTHGDFHGLNVLHLGDTVSAVLDWDKLAPHPVAEEAVRAATLLFNDRATGVLDLPRVRHWARAYRATGAADAEQVARAVHRVWWERLNDLWMLQWRYQRRDHRADPLFPGAAGQLTWWCQEYEQVMDAFTN from the coding sequence GTGACGGACGGACAGACCCTCTCCCTCGCGCCGGCCCGCCCGGACGCCACCGCTCCCCCCGTCGGAACCCTCAGCCCCCCGGTCGCGCACGCCGCCGTGGCCGGGGTCCTGCGCGCCTACCGCGTACCGCCGCCCACGGCGGTCACCGCGGTCGCGGAGGGCCTGCTCAACCGGGGCTACCGGGTCACCACCGGGGACGGCACCTACTTCCTCAAGTGCTACGTCGACCGGGCCACCGCCGGCCGGCCCGCGATCACCGCGCAGCACCGCGCCACCACCGCCCTGGCCGCCCGCGGCCTGCCGGTGCCCGCCCCGCTCGCCGCCCGGGACGGCCGCACCGTCACCGCGCACGGCGGGCGGCTGTTCGCGCTCTACCCGTGGGTGGCCGGAAACCACCGCCACGGCACCGCGCTCGACCCGGCGCGGTGCGGCGAACTCGGCACCCTGCTGGGCGCGTTGCACGGCGCGCTGGCCGAGGTGTGCGCCCCGCTGCGGCAGCCGGACGGGGTGCTCGGCGCCGAGGTCGAGGAGACCCGGCGGATCGTCGCCGAGCTCCGCGCCCTGGCCCGCGCGCACCGCCCCTACGACGCCTTCGACCGGTGCGCCGAGGAGCACCTCACCGAGCGGCTGGAGCTGCTCGACGCCCACCGCCACCGCCGCCCCGGCCCCGCCGACGCCCCGCCCACCGGCTGGACCCACGGCGACTTCCACGGCCTGAACGTGCTCCACCTCGGCGACACCGTCAGCGCCGTCCTGGACTGGGACAAGCTCGCCCCGCACCCGGTCGCCGAGGAGGCCGTCCGGGCCGCCACCCTGCTGTTCAACGACCGCGCCACCGGCGTCCTCGACCTCCCCCGGGTCCGCCACTGGGCCCGCGCCTACCGGGCCACCGGCGCCGCGGACGCCGAACAGGTCGCCCGCGCCGTCCACCGGGTCTGGTGGGAACGGCTGAACGACCTGTGGATGCTGCAGTGGCGCTACCAGCGCCGCGACCACCGCGCCGACCCGCTGTTCCCGGGCGCGGCCGGGCAGCTGACCTGGTGGTGCCAGGAGTACGAGCAGGTCATGGACGCCTTCACCAACTGA